A stretch of the Verrucomicrobiia bacterium genome encodes the following:
- a CDS encoding type VI secretion system-associated FHA domain protein, translating into MEEEKKETPPKEEAELHKAAYDQLVALSNYLIGDKKTFERPEEIKTFCERLKYATSVMLREFKELLRGRKLFQKQYAMFASGPSSGTQIFRVEEREKEIGPYLFQWANAEAGAADDLDKALNELKYHQLAFLSGFRTSVKEGTRELLKKVDPEEIEKEMSNGGRFSLFKHKKLWKEFHKRYEELLQQEEQQLEAKFRPHFRQGYIGFMANKSGTKEEK; encoded by the coding sequence ATGGAAGAAGAAAAAAAAGAAACGCCCCCAAAAGAAGAAGCGGAACTGCACAAAGCCGCCTACGACCAGTTGGTGGCCCTCTCCAATTACCTGATTGGGGACAAAAAGACCTTCGAGCGTCCGGAGGAAATCAAAACCTTCTGCGAACGGCTGAAGTACGCCACCAGCGTGATGCTGCGGGAATTCAAGGAGCTTTTGCGCGGGCGCAAACTCTTCCAAAAACAGTACGCCATGTTCGCCTCCGGCCCCTCCTCCGGCACCCAGATTTTCCGGGTGGAGGAAAGGGAGAAGGAAATCGGCCCGTATTTGTTCCAATGGGCCAACGCCGAAGCCGGCGCGGCGGACGACTTGGACAAGGCCTTAAACGAACTGAAATACCATCAGTTGGCCTTCCTCTCCGGCTTCCGCACCTCGGTAAAAGAGGGGACAAGGGAGCTTTTGAAAAAGGTTGACCCGGAAGAAATCGAAAAGGAAATGTCCAACGGCGGCAGGTTTTCGCTCTTCAAGCACAAAAAACTCTGGAAGGAATTTCACAAACGATACGAGGAGCTTTTGCAACAGGAAGAACAGCAGCTGGAGGCGAAATTTCGCCCCCACTTCCGGCAGGGATACATCGGCTTCATGGCCAACAAATCCGGTACAAAAGAGGAAAAATAA
- the tssJ gene encoding type VI secretion system lipoprotein TssJ, with amino-acid sequence MKKLTVILLIGIAAAGCSMIKKGGGAGKAVLTLNSRADSLNWDEQGGVHSVEVRAFVLKTPDRFMQGSIPDLFELKQQRTFWNSFADDTLALVKITLDPGVKKVVSLTYDKSKAGSNVYLAVIGNFNQPPEGGKERRYVKLGAAGGKASFYVPKNTIELPPKK; translated from the coding sequence TTGAAAAAACTAACGGTCATTTTGCTAATCGGAATAGCAGCCGCCGGCTGCAGCATGATTAAAAAGGGAGGAGGCGCCGGCAAAGCCGTTCTGACCTTGAACAGCCGGGCGGACAGCTTGAACTGGGACGAGCAGGGGGGAGTGCACTCGGTCGAAGTCCGCGCCTTCGTTTTGAAAACCCCCGACCGCTTTATGCAGGGAAGCATCCCCGACTTGTTTGAATTGAAACAGCAGCGCACTTTCTGGAATTCCTTTGCCGACGACACCTTGGCGCTCGTGAAAATCACCCTCGACCCGGGGGTGAAAAAAGTGGTCAGTTTGACCTACGATAAATCCAAAGCCGGCAGCAACGTCTATCTGGCGGTCATCGGCAATTTCAACCAGCCGCCGGAAGGGGGGAAGGAACGGCGCTACGTCAAGCTGGGGGCGGCGGGAGGCAAGGCCTCATTCTATGTTCCCAAGAATACAATAGAACTGCCGCCCAAGAAATAA
- the tssK gene encoding type VI secretion system baseplate subunit TssK has translation MPQYHKILWSEGLFLTQHHFQEWDRYHDKNLTFQLRSLVPFAWGVWKLLINREAVANKLFTIREFEGILPDGTPIRIPAVDAPPEVRSMEGAFGASGDALSVYLALPALRPGAPGIKMEENSKEARYKRQFVNLPDEVTGEGDREIAYAKKELKILFSGDNLEGYDYIKIAEVERAATGGLQLRETYIPPALSLMSSEYLVNMARAILELLAAKSNALSEKVRQRTPQMAEFSTTDFPNFLLLQTVNAHVPTMAHFFNHPEIHPVHFYMELIRLAGALATFNVGAQPRALPPYRHEELGELFGELDKKIKQYLEVVVSERYTVIPLTRKDESMYEGTIADIGLLESAHFYLGVSAEIPESRLIAEFPLQAKIISPDKIARLVGGNLPGVALNFVPLPPAVIPRKAGLVYFRLDAKGDRWDFIKEAKAISIYAPPRQFPGFAVELIAVGK, from the coding sequence ATGCCCCAATACCATAAAATTCTCTGGAGCGAAGGGCTCTTTTTAACCCAGCACCACTTTCAGGAGTGGGATCGCTACCACGACAAAAATTTAACCTTCCAGCTCCGCTCGCTCGTCCCGTTCGCCTGGGGGGTCTGGAAGCTTTTAATTAACCGCGAGGCGGTGGCCAACAAGCTTTTCACCATACGGGAATTCGAGGGAATCCTGCCGGACGGCACCCCCATCCGCATCCCCGCGGTGGACGCCCCGCCGGAAGTCCGCTCGATGGAAGGGGCCTTCGGCGCATCGGGGGACGCGCTTTCGGTCTATCTCGCGCTTCCGGCCCTGCGCCCCGGCGCCCCCGGAATCAAAATGGAGGAAAATTCCAAAGAGGCCCGCTACAAACGGCAGTTCGTCAACCTGCCGGACGAAGTCACGGGCGAGGGGGACAGGGAAATTGCCTACGCCAAAAAGGAATTGAAAATCCTTTTCTCCGGCGACAATCTGGAAGGGTACGACTACATTAAAATAGCGGAAGTGGAGCGCGCCGCCACCGGCGGCCTGCAATTGCGGGAAACTTACATTCCGCCCGCCTTGTCCTTGATGTCTTCCGAATACCTCGTCAATATGGCCCGCGCCATTCTCGAGCTTCTGGCCGCCAAGTCAAATGCTTTAAGTGAAAAAGTGCGCCAGCGCACCCCCCAGATGGCGGAATTTTCAACCACCGATTTTCCCAATTTCCTTTTGCTGCAAACCGTGAACGCGCATGTGCCGACAATGGCCCACTTCTTCAATCATCCGGAAATCCATCCGGTTCATTTTTATATGGAGCTCATCCGGCTGGCGGGGGCTTTGGCCACCTTCAACGTCGGCGCCCAGCCCCGCGCCCTCCCGCCCTACCGCCACGAGGAGCTGGGTGAACTTTTTGGCGAGCTGGATAAAAAAATCAAGCAGTACCTCGAAGTGGTCGTTTCCGAGCGCTACACGGTGATACCACTGACGCGCAAGGACGAATCAATGTACGAGGGGACGATTGCCGATATCGGCTTGCTTGAATCGGCCCACTTTTACTTGGGCGTCTCGGCCGAAATTCCGGAAAGCCGCCTGATAGCGGAATTTCCCCTGCAGGCCAAGATTATTTCGCCGGACAAAATCGCCCGGCTGGTCGGCGGCAATTTGCCCGGTGTCGCCTTGAACTTCGTTCCGCTTCCCCCCGCTGTGATTCCCCGCAAGGCCGGCCTGGTCTATTTCCGGCTGGACGCCAAGGGGGACCGCTGGGATTTCATCAAGGAAGCCAAAGCGATTTCCATCTACGCCCCGCCCCGGCAGTTCCCGGGATTCGCGGTTGAACTGATTGCGGTGGGGAAGTAA